ATTAGTTTGGCTTCGGCTCTCCTCGTTCATGAAACTTCCTCCTTCAAGATAAACCATTTCCTCTTCTCGTAAAACCTCTAGGAAAGAAGTCGATAAATTCATTGTTGACATAATGATAATTTTTAAAAGTTAGTAAAACAAGTGCTTGGTAAAATACATTACACAAGTAAGCCCTTTTAGAAAAGGGGTACATATAGAGAATTCGGTCGTCGTCAATACCCGCATTATCTGTTGGTTTTGACTTTCATAATGGCTCGTCAGCACAAAAAAGAGATGACCAGTCTCATTCTCCTCGGTCGACTGAGGTATAGTTTGTTGGAATAAGATTCTATTTCTTGTTAATTCAAAACACATATATCTTGTTTGTTTTAATCTTCTGGCTGGTTACACTTTCTATCGCTTCTTCTCTTTAGCGGTAAAATGTGTGACAATAGATTGTCTGAACTCTCTACTAAAGTAAAGTCAGATGTGCTATTCTTAAGATTAGCTATGTTTTGATACCCCTTATTTACTTGAATAATTACAGGATAGCGATTAAGAGTATCTCGTCTATTCTCTATGCTTCTCAATTGTACATCCAAGTTTTGTGCCTCAAGATGGATTGTGAGAGAAGTAGACTTGTCAATACTTGTCAGAGATTTGTCATTGACAAAGGTGATATAGGCTGTTGTAGCAGGCTCCGAAATATCGTAAAATGTGATCGTGCCTGAATAGACTTGCTTGTACGGCATGAAGTAAGCAATACCAAACAAAACCAACAAGACGGCAAATAGAATGATAGTGCCGTATCTGACAAGTGCAGGAGGTATTTGTCCTACAATACTCCGCACTTTCTCGCTTCTTAGTTCGTAGGTTCTCTCTTTGTCTTCCATATCAGTTGCCTAGCTCCAATTGGTTCTTAACTAGCTCATAGTACTTACCACGATTTGTAGTCAAACTTTCGTGATTGCCAACTTCTACAATCTTTCCTTTGTCCAGTACGACAATTTGGTCGGCGTTACGGACAGTAGAGAGCCGGTGAGCCACTACCACTACCGTTTTCCCCTTGTAGAAGTTTTCTAGCTTCTCAGTAATCGCTCGCTCATTATTCGCATCCAGGGCATTCGTAGCTTCGTCTAGAAATACAAATGTAGGGTCTTTATAGACCATTCTGGCAATCAGTACTCGTTGTCTTTGCCCCTGACTAATCCCTTGACCATCCTGTCCTATCATCGTATTGTACGCAAGTGGTAGGCTCTCTATATGGTCTGCAATGTTTGCCGTACTGGCCGCGGCTCTTATTCGATCAATATCTGGAGTGTCGTCACTTATGGCGATATTCCGAGCGATGGTGTCACTGAAGAGATACCCTTCCTGCATTACTGCTCCGCAGTGACTTCGCCACCAGCTAAGATTGTACTCCTCGAGGTCTCTTCCTGATACCTTTATACTGCCCTCTAACGGTGAATAATACCCAAGCAGTAGCTTAATCAAAGTGGTCTTTCCGCTTCCACTGGCGCCCACTATAGCTGTTACCTTGCCATTGGGGATGGTGAGATTGAGATTGTCTAAGATAGGTGTTGGGCTATAAATGTCGTACTTAAATGAAAGATTTTCCACCTTGAGGTCTAAGTTGTTCTGCGCGAAACTGGTGACATGTCGGTCACTATTCTCCTCGTTCTCCTCTGTATGTATTTCATTCATACGATCAAGGCTGATGCTGACATCTTGCCACGAGTAGATGAATTGGATGAGTTGCTCCACAGGGCTATTTAGTTGTCCGATGATGTACTGCACCGCCAGCATCATACCCAAAGTCATGTCCCCGTGTATTACGGCAGTGGCAGCAAGAACGGTAATGAGGATATTCTTCACCTCGTTGATGGTAATACTTCCAGCCTGTTGTACTTGCTGGAGATTGAGGCTCTGAAGATTGACTTTGAATAAATCGGCTTGCACATCCTCCCATTCCCATCGTTTTCGCTGCTCACACCCCTGTAGCTTTATCTCCTGCATACCATTGATGAGCTGATAGGTCACATTACGATTCCGTCCGGCTTGCTCAAAGTACTTGTAGTCAAGTGTCCTTCGCGTCTTTAGGAATAAAGTAATCCAACCAGCATAGAGGAGCGTACCGATAACAAATACTCCGAATATCAGTAGGTTGTAGTAGGAAAGAACAATGCTAAAAATAATAAAGGTGAAGAATGAGAATAGTAGAGATAGGCTATTGGAGGTCAAAAACTGCTCCACCCTCCTATGATCTTCAATTCTCTGTAATAGATCACCCAATAGCTTGGTGTCAAAGAACTTCATCGGTAGCTTCATCAGCTTGATGAAGAAGTCACTGATGAGGGAAATATTGATACGAGTAGAAATGTGAAGCAGCAGCTTGGAGCGGATAAAGCTAATCGCTGTACGGCTAAAGAGGAGCATCAACTGAGCCAGCAATACCAGCCAGATGAAACCAATATCACGCCCTCCGATGCCAGTGTCAACTATTGCCTGAGTAAGAAAAGGGAAAACGAGCTGTATCAACGACCCCAACAATAACCCCAGTATGATCTGACCAAAATACCTACGATACTTCTTGACATAGCTCCAAAGGAAGGTCAGCCGATTACCTTTCTCGAGCTTTCCGCCATCAGTCACTTCTTGGCTGTAAAACTCATCTGTCGGCTCTAAGAGTAGGACTATACCTTTCTCCTCCCCATTAGTCTTGGTACTCACCCAATGCTCGCAAAACTCCTCCTTGGTGTAAGTGAGCAATCCTTTCCCAGGGTCTGCGACATAGACCCTATAATTACCCTTACGAAGCCTCTTGATCTTATAAACAACTACAAAATGATTCTGATTCCAATGTGCAATACAGGGGAGCGGAGCTTCATTTGCTAGTGTCTCAAGTGTAATACGACCACCCAGCGAGTGTAACCCTCTTTTCTCTGCAGCTTTACTGATGCCCAGCAAAGACACCCCATCCTTCCCTAAAGCACAATCCTCACGGATCTGCTCAAGATCTGGATGGCGACCATAGTGCTTGACCACCATAGCCAAGCACGCTGGTCCACAGTCCATCGCATCTTTCTGAAGTAAGAAGTACACTTTAGTTATTCTCTATTTATAGATACATTATTTTGCCGTATTTTCCCGAATGAGACCAGTATCACTACTAGTATTGCTGAGCAATGCATTAGTCTGTTTCTTAGATTTACCTTTTTGGAAGTAGTAAGTAAACTTCAGATTAAGTAGTCCTCTAAAATTGTTCCAGATAAGACTTTCCTCCATTTGAAAGTTGGGCAGATTAACGTATGTTCGATTTGGTTTTAATGAATAAAGACATTCTAGCGACAAAGAAATTGC
This portion of the Porphyromonadaceae bacterium W3.11 genome encodes:
- a CDS encoding peptidase domain-containing ABC transporter, with translation MYFLLQKDAMDCGPACLAMVVKHYGRHPDLEQIREDCALGKDGVSLLGISKAAEKRGLHSLGGRITLETLANEAPLPCIAHWNQNHFVVVYKIKRLRKGNYRVYVADPGKGLLTYTKEEFCEHWVSTKTNGEEKGIVLLLEPTDEFYSQEVTDGGKLEKGNRLTFLWSYVKKYRRYFGQIILGLLLGSLIQLVFPFLTQAIVDTGIGGRDIGFIWLVLLAQLMLLFSRTAISFIRSKLLLHISTRINISLISDFFIKLMKLPMKFFDTKLLGDLLQRIEDHRRVEQFLTSNSLSLLFSFFTFIIFSIVLSYYNLLIFGVFVIGTLLYAGWITLFLKTRRTLDYKYFEQAGRNRNVTYQLINGMQEIKLQGCEQRKRWEWEDVQADLFKVNLQSLNLQQVQQAGSITINEVKNILITVLAATAVIHGDMTLGMMLAVQYIIGQLNSPVEQLIQFIYSWQDVSISLDRMNEIHTEENEENSDRHVTSFAQNNLDLKVENLSFKYDIYSPTPILDNLNLTIPNGKVTAIVGASGSGKTTLIKLLLGYYSPLEGSIKVSGRDLEEYNLSWWRSHCGAVMQEGYLFSDTIARNIAISDDTPDIDRIRAAASTANIADHIESLPLAYNTMIGQDGQGISQGQRQRVLIARMVYKDPTFVFLDEATNALDANNERAITEKLENFYKGKTVVVVAHRLSTVRNADQIVVLDKGKIVEVGNHESLTTNRGKYYELVKNQLELGN